A genomic stretch from Lysobacter soyae includes:
- a CDS encoding MarC family protein — translation MTIISAALLLFLILDPLGNVPVVLGLLRPLPPERQRKIIIREVFIAFVVLMIFLWFGKYALDVMHLEQQSVAIAGGIVLFLIGIRMIFPPPEGIMGELPDGEPFIVPLAVPMIAGPSGMATVMLMGTQYPGREWDWSLALLIAVVATAVILLSSTMLYKFLGPRVLIAVERLMGMLLVAISVQMFLDGIKTYVGSVP, via the coding sequence ATGACCATCATTTCCGCCGCCTTGCTGTTGTTTTTGATTCTCGACCCGCTCGGTAACGTGCCCGTGGTTTTGGGCCTTTTGAGGCCACTGCCGCCGGAACGGCAGCGCAAGATCATCATTCGCGAAGTCTTTATCGCGTTCGTCGTCCTGATGATTTTCCTGTGGTTCGGGAAATACGCGCTCGACGTGATGCATCTCGAACAGCAGTCGGTCGCCATCGCCGGCGGCATCGTCTTGTTCCTGATCGGCATCCGCATGATCTTTCCGCCGCCGGAAGGGATCATGGGTGAACTCCCCGACGGCGAACCCTTCATCGTGCCGCTCGCCGTGCCGATGATTGCTGGCCCCTCGGGCATGGCGACGGTGATGCTGATGGGGACCCAATATCCGGGTCGCGAATGGGATTGGAGCCTCGCGCTATTAATCGCCGTGGTGGCCACGGCGGTCATCTTGTTGTCATCGACGATGCTCTACAAATTTCTCGGCCCGCGGGTCCTGATCGCGGTTGAGCGCCTCATGGGGATGCTGCTGGTCGCAATCTCTGTGCAAATGTTCCTGGAC
- a CDS encoding SDR family NAD(P)-dependent oxidoreductase gives MTAARRLQDKVILVLGAQGGLGSEAARSFAKEGARVIISGRSVRMLEKLAKQIEADGDFVQMYPLDMEGASPEQWAEMAERITEEHGRLDGLFHAAAHFQGLTPVELTDPAEIARAIHVNLTACVWATMACLPALQKSEAAVVVIALDDTARTSRPYWGGYGLANAGRHALVPMLKGELSNTAIKVIGIEPGPMRTGLRSRAYIAERDFTAVVPAQYAALCIRAMMGDDSTDSMPA, from the coding sequence ATGACCGCAGCACGGCGGCTTCAAGACAAGGTCATTCTTGTCTTGGGTGCACAAGGCGGTTTGGGTTCGGAAGCGGCGCGCAGCTTCGCGAAAGAGGGCGCACGCGTCATCATCTCAGGGCGCAGCGTTCGCATGCTGGAGAAACTCGCCAAGCAAATCGAAGCCGACGGCGACTTCGTCCAGATGTATCCGCTCGATATGGAAGGTGCTTCCCCCGAGCAATGGGCGGAAATGGCCGAGCGCATCACTGAAGAGCATGGTCGTTTGGACGGTTTGTTCCATGCCGCCGCGCATTTCCAAGGTTTGACACCGGTCGAACTGACCGATCCGGCGGAAATCGCGCGTGCCATCCATGTCAATCTCACCGCCTGTGTGTGGGCAACCATGGCCTGCTTGCCGGCCCTGCAAAAATCCGAAGCGGCGGTGGTCGTTATCGCACTCGACGACACCGCACGCACCTCCCGCCCGTATTGGGGTGGCTATGGTTTGGCCAACGCCGGTCGTCATGCCTTGGTGCCGATGCTCAAGGGCGAACTATCCAATACGGCGATCAAAGTGATCGGCATCGAACCCGGGCCGATGCGCACCGGATTGCGCTCGCGAGCCTATATCGCCGAGCGTGATTTCACCGCCGTGGTGCCGGCGCAGTATGCAGCGCTCTGCATTCGCGCCATGATGGGGGACGACAGTACGGATAGCATGCCCGCATGA
- the grxD gene encoding Grx4 family monothiol glutaredoxin yields MSVIDRIKETVESKPIVLFMKGTPQFPMCGFSSRTVQALKAAGVENMATVNVLEDPEVRANLPRFSNWPTFPQLFIKGELIGGCDIVTELYESGELTRLVAEAQSA; encoded by the coding sequence ATGAGTGTGATCGACCGCATCAAGGAAACCGTTGAATCCAAGCCCATCGTGTTGTTCATGAAGGGTACGCCGCAGTTCCCGATGTGCGGCTTCTCCAGCCGTACGGTTCAAGCGCTGAAGGCCGCCGGTGTTGAAAATATGGCGACGGTGAATGTCCTGGAAGACCCGGAAGTGCGCGCCAACTTGCCGCGTTTCTCGAATTGGCCGACCTTCCCGCAGCTCTTCATCAAGGGCGAGCTCATCGGCGGTTGCGACATCGTCACCGAACTGTACGAGTCGGGCGAACTGACCCGTCTCGTGGCCGAAGCCCAGAGCGCATGA
- the sodB gene encoding superoxide dismutase [Fe] translates to MAIELPALPYDRNALEPHISGETIDFHYGKHHKAYVDNLNKLIEGTPFADKSLEEIVKTSDGGVFNNAAQVWNHTFYWNCMTPNGGGEPTGKLADAINAAFGDFAKFKEQFTDTAVKTFGSGWAWLVQRKDGTVALVSTSNAATPLTGDDTPLMTCDVWEHAYYIDYRNLRPKYLEHFWNLVNWEFVAGNMK, encoded by the coding sequence ATGGCCATCGAATTGCCCGCCCTTCCGTACGATCGCAACGCCTTGGAACCGCATATTTCCGGTGAAACGATCGATTTCCACTACGGCAAGCATCACAAAGCTTACGTCGACAACCTCAACAAGCTGATTGAAGGCACCCCGTTCGCCGACAAGTCGCTTGAAGAAATCGTCAAGACCTCCGATGGCGGCGTTTTCAATAACGCGGCGCAGGTCTGGAACCACACCTTCTATTGGAACTGCATGACGCCCAACGGCGGCGGCGAACCGACCGGCAAGTTGGCCGATGCCATCAATGCCGCCTTCGGTGATTTCGCGAAGTTCAAAGAGCAATTCACGGATACCGCCGTGAAAACCTTCGGTTCCGGCTGGGCGTGGTTGGTTCAACGCAAGGACGGCACCGTCGCGTTGGTCAGCACCTCGAACGCCGCGACGCCGCTCACCGGCGACGACACCCCGCTGATGACCTGCGACGTGTGGGAACACGCGTACTACATCGACTACCGCAACCTGCGTCCAAAGTACTTGGAGCACTTCTGGAATCTAGTGAACTGGGAGTTTGTTGCGGGGAATATGAAGTAA
- a CDS encoding 5-(carboxyamino)imidazole ribonucleotide synthase: protein MTTVGILGGGQLARMIALGGAPLGLRFLVLDSVEDACAGQFAPLLLGDYRDENALAQFSSEVDVATFDFENVPAESAEWLTQFVPVFPNPRALATAQDRLAEKTLFKELGIPVPAFEDITSRADLEAAVEKLGAPCILKTRRLGYDGKGQFRIRDNSPASIEAAWDALGEQAFSTGLILEAFVHFDRELSVVAVRGRNGEFQTWPLTENWHVDGVLSASLAPARVDDALAARAHAYAKSLVEALDYVGVCALELFCKDGELMANELAPRVHNSGHWTIEGSETSQFENHLRAVLGMPLGSTRMLGHACMLNWIGEMPDPTPVLRDACGHWHDYGKQPRAGRKVGHATLRADTPEELSRALERVGGELARKAQVSPVIHALSN, encoded by the coding sequence ATGACTACGGTCGGCATCCTCGGCGGCGGACAACTCGCACGCATGATCGCATTGGGCGGCGCACCGCTCGGTCTTCGGTTCTTGGTGTTGGACAGCGTTGAAGATGCGTGCGCGGGTCAATTCGCACCCCTGTTGCTTGGGGACTACCGCGACGAAAATGCGCTGGCGCAATTCTCATCGGAAGTTGATGTCGCCACCTTCGATTTCGAAAATGTGCCGGCGGAAAGTGCGGAGTGGTTGACCCAGTTCGTGCCGGTATTTCCAAATCCGCGCGCCTTGGCGACCGCCCAGGATCGCTTGGCCGAGAAAACCCTTTTCAAGGAACTCGGCATTCCTGTGCCTGCATTCGAAGACATCACCTCGCGCGCCGATCTCGAAGCCGCGGTCGAGAAGTTGGGCGCGCCCTGCATCCTGAAGACCCGACGTTTGGGCTATGACGGCAAGGGGCAATTCCGCATTCGCGACAACTCGCCCGCATCCATCGAAGCCGCATGGGATGCCTTGGGGGAGCAAGCGTTTTCAACCGGGCTGATTTTGGAAGCCTTCGTCCATTTCGATCGTGAACTGAGCGTGGTTGCCGTGCGCGGTCGCAATGGCGAATTCCAAACCTGGCCGTTGACAGAAAATTGGCATGTCGATGGCGTGTTGTCGGCGAGTCTGGCCCCCGCACGCGTCGATGATGCGCTGGCAGCACGTGCGCATGCCTATGCGAAGTCCTTGGTCGAAGCATTGGATTACGTCGGCGTGTGTGCGCTTGAACTCTTCTGCAAGGACGGCGAGTTGATGGCCAATGAATTGGCGCCGCGCGTGCACAATTCCGGTCACTGGACGATTGAAGGCAGCGAAACTTCGCAGTTTGAAAACCACCTTCGCGCCGTATTGGGTATGCCTTTGGGCAGCACGCGCATGCTCGGCCATGCCTGCATGTTGAATTGGATCGGCGAGATGCCGGATCCCACACCGGTCCTGCGCGACGCATGTGGGCATTGGCACGATTACGGCAAGCAACCACGCGCGGGACGCAAAGTGGGTCACGCCACCTTGCGTGCGGATACGCCGGAAGAATTGTCGCGTGCGCTGGAGCGCGTTGGCGGCGAGCTTGCAAGAAAAGCGCAAGTTTCACCCGTGATTCACGCACTTTCAAATTGA
- the purE gene encoding 5-(carboxyamino)imidazole ribonucleotide mutase — MLSDSKTPLVGIVMGSRSDWETMRPASEKLDALGVAHEVRVVSAHRTPDVLFSYAAEAQSRGLRAIIAGAGGAAHLPGMLAAKTSVPVLGVPVQSRALNGLDSLLSIVQMPAGIPVATFAIGVAGSANAALFAASMLAHDHPAIAEALEAFRQQQTDAVLQHDDPRV; from the coding sequence ATGTTGTCCGATTCCAAGACCCCGTTGGTGGGCATCGTGATGGGCTCCCGATCCGATTGGGAGACCATGCGGCCGGCCTCGGAAAAGCTTGACGCGCTGGGCGTTGCACACGAGGTGCGCGTGGTGTCTGCGCACCGTACGCCGGATGTCCTGTTCTCGTATGCGGCGGAAGCGCAGTCGCGCGGATTGCGCGCCATCATCGCGGGGGCCGGCGGCGCCGCGCATTTGCCCGGTATGTTGGCCGCAAAAACCTCGGTGCCCGTTCTCGGTGTGCCGGTGCAATCCCGCGCATTGAACGGATTGGATTCGTTGCTCTCTATCGTGCAAATGCCGGCCGGTATTCCAGTCGCCACGTTTGCCATCGGCGTGGCGGGTTCGGCCAATGCGGCGTTGTTCGCGGCCTCGATGCTTGCGCATGATCATCCGGCGATTGCCGAAGCCCTTGAGGCGTTCCGTCAACAACAGACCGACGCGGTCTTGCAACACGACGACCCGCGCGTATGA
- a CDS encoding Trm112 family protein, whose protein sequence is MDKKLLDLLVCPVTRQPLSLLDAAQLQRLNESIKSGGVAFGEDIQADVLKEALITRDGKRVYRVDDGIPVLLPEAFADGAALGFKPA, encoded by the coding sequence ATGGACAAGAAACTGCTCGACCTGCTGGTGTGCCCGGTGACCCGCCAGCCGCTGTCACTGTTGGATGCCGCACAGCTGCAACGCTTGAACGAATCGATCAAATCCGGTGGCGTTGCCTTCGGCGAGGACATCCAGGCCGATGTTCTGAAGGAGGCCTTGATCACGCGTGACGGCAAGCGCGTCTATCGCGTCGACGACGGCATTCCGGTCCTGCTTCCCGAAGCCTTTGCCGATGGCGCGGCGCTCGGATTCAAGCCCGCATGA
- the nadC gene encoding carboxylating nicotinate-nucleotide diphosphorylase, with translation MSHRLQIVPPLPEVVAEDIAKAFREDLGTGDLTASLLPDAPDSAYLLCKEDCVVAGRPWFDACHKALDPNVEIQWLVSEGDRVKKGTVIALLRGMNRALVSAERPSLNFLQTLSGTATATAAFVDAIGELPTKVLDTRKTIPGLRMAQKYAVRMGGGENHRIGLFDAVMLKENHIRAAGSLKAAAEHARSRYPDAPLIIEVETLEQLREALQTDCTRILIDDFEPAMRKAAVQIARDEGGGKIPLEVSGGVDMQTIRGIAEDGVDYVSIGGLTKHVHAIDFSLKLGPPPIQPT, from the coding sequence ATGAGCCACCGGCTGCAAATCGTGCCGCCGTTGCCCGAGGTGGTTGCGGAGGATATCGCCAAAGCATTCCGGGAAGACTTGGGCACAGGCGACCTGACCGCGAGTTTATTGCCGGACGCGCCGGATAGCGCCTATTTGCTGTGCAAAGAAGATTGTGTGGTGGCAGGCCGCCCGTGGTTTGATGCCTGCCACAAGGCCTTGGATCCCAACGTCGAGATCCAATGGCTGGTTTCGGAAGGTGATCGCGTCAAGAAAGGCACGGTCATCGCCTTGCTGCGCGGCATGAACCGCGCGCTGGTCAGCGCCGAACGTCCTTCGTTGAATTTCCTGCAAACCTTGTCCGGCACCGCGACCGCCACAGCCGCTTTCGTCGATGCCATCGGCGAACTGCCGACGAAAGTGCTCGACACTCGCAAGACCATTCCCGGGCTGCGCATGGCGCAAAAGTACGCGGTACGCATGGGCGGCGGTGAAAATCACCGCATCGGATTGTTTGATGCGGTGATGCTGAAAGAAAATCACATTCGCGCTGCCGGTTCATTGAAGGCTGCAGCCGAGCACGCACGTTCGCGTTATCCCGATGCGCCTTTGATCATCGAAGTGGAAACACTCGAACAACTGCGCGAAGCCCTTCAGACCGATTGCACGCGCATCTTGATCGACGATTTCGAGCCAGCGATGCGCAAAGCCGCCGTGCAAATCGCACGTGATGAAGGTGGCGGAAAAATTCCGCTGGAAGTCTCCGGCGGCGTCGATATGCAAACCATTCGCGGCATCGCCGAAGACGGTGTCGATTATGTCTCGATCGGCGGTTTGACCAAACACGTACATGCGATTGATTTTTCATTGAAGCTCGGCCCGCCACCGATTCAGCCAACGTGA
- a CDS encoding DUF2272 domain-containing protein, with product MRVSNWMIALASGVVLAGCASTPPPKKAPPVVSAPSNGSSQAPAVTPPVIPSGPIYGGSTASRIVQVALRENYNWYQPFIDVNGGLRYQRTTESEKVRLADGTTSWEKVVTYWRNSGTLYSMMDSGISGASTCQSTSYSSAECRAFLLDNPWSAAFISYVMLQAGVTNFNTSPAHIDYIRDAYNGSGPFLMMNPATTQPSPGDMVCYVRNTRAIIGYEGLIAAFSNNPSLRQAAHCDVVVKVDRTAKLMETVGGNVLNGVTLRKLRLDDRGIAMLPRPVGFEAAGDGEDAGDSSCTPANENNCSLNRQNWAALLRLRTP from the coding sequence ATGCGCGTTTCGAACTGGATGATTGCGCTGGCAAGCGGCGTTGTCTTGGCCGGTTGTGCGAGTACGCCACCGCCGAAGAAAGCCCCGCCTGTGGTTTCGGCACCGTCTAATGGCAGCTCGCAAGCACCTGCGGTGACGCCGCCGGTGATACCGTCCGGCCCCATTTACGGCGGCTCCACCGCTTCGCGAATCGTGCAAGTGGCCCTGCGCGAAAATTACAACTGGTACCAGCCTTTTATCGACGTCAACGGCGGCCTGCGCTATCAGCGCACCACCGAGTCGGAAAAAGTGCGCTTGGCCGATGGCACGACCAGTTGGGAAAAAGTGGTCACCTACTGGCGCAACAGCGGCACCTTGTATTCCATGATGGACAGCGGCATCAGTGGTGCCAGCACCTGCCAAAGCACGAGCTATTCCAGTGCCGAGTGCCGCGCGTTTTTGCTCGACAATCCCTGGTCTGCGGCCTTCATCTCGTATGTGATGTTGCAAGCCGGTGTGACCAACTTCAACACCTCGCCGGCGCACATCGATTACATCCGCGATGCCTATAACGGCAGCGGTCCGTTCTTGATGATGAATCCCGCCACGACCCAACCGTCACCCGGCGACATGGTCTGCTATGTGCGCAATACCCGCGCAATTATCGGTTATGAAGGATTGATCGCCGCGTTTTCAAACAATCCGAGTCTGCGGCAAGCCGCGCATTGCGACGTAGTGGTCAAAGTGGATCGTACGGCGAAGTTGATGGAGACCGTCGGCGGCAATGTTTTGAACGGTGTGACGTTGCGCAAGTTGCGCTTGGATGACCGTGGCATTGCGATGCTGCCGCGTCCGGTGGGTTTCGAAGCCGCAGGTGACGGCGAAGATGCCGGCGACAGCAGTTGCACGCCGGCCAATGAGAACAACTGCAGCTTGAATCGCCAGAATTGGGCAGCCCTACTCCGCTTGCGCACGCCTTGA
- a CDS encoding glutathione S-transferase N-terminal domain-containing protein has product MQLNDFPITGKWPAKHPERIQLYSLGTPNGVKASIALEEMGLPYEAHKVDFATQDQLTPEFLSLNPNNKIPAMIDPVGADGQAVAVWESGAILIYLAEKSGKLLPSSGAARYQVLQWLMWQMGGLGPMMGQVGFFHKYAGSAYEDKRPLQRYVDESRRLLSVLDRHLQGREWMVEDTYSIADIAIFPWVRNFIDWYAAGDLVGYADFKHVQRVLDVFLAREAVQKGLAVPA; this is encoded by the coding sequence ATGCAGCTCAACGACTTCCCGATTACCGGAAAATGGCCGGCCAAACATCCCGAACGCATCCAGCTTTACTCGCTCGGCACGCCGAATGGCGTCAAGGCATCGATTGCTTTGGAAGAGATGGGGCTGCCTTATGAGGCGCACAAGGTTGACTTCGCGACACAGGATCAACTGACGCCGGAATTCCTGTCATTGAATCCCAATAACAAGATTCCTGCGATGATCGATCCGGTCGGCGCGGACGGGCAGGCGGTCGCCGTCTGGGAGTCGGGTGCCATCTTGATTTACCTTGCCGAAAAGTCGGGAAAATTGCTGCCGTCTTCCGGCGCCGCGCGTTATCAGGTGTTGCAGTGGTTGATGTGGCAGATGGGCGGTCTCGGCCCGATGATGGGGCAGGTCGGCTTCTTCCATAAATACGCGGGAAGTGCCTACGAAGACAAACGCCCCTTGCAACGCTATGTGGACGAAAGCCGACGACTGCTATCGGTCTTGGATCGTCACCTGCAAGGACGTGAGTGGATGGTCGAAGACACGTATTCGATTGCCGATATCGCCATTTTTCCCTGGGTGCGCAACTTCATCGATTGGTATGCGGCCGGCGACCTTGTTGGTTATGCCGACTTCAAGCATGTGCAACGTGTGTTGGACGTTTTCCTCGCGCGTGAAGCGGTGCAGAAAGGACTCGCCGTGCCGGCATGA
- a CDS encoding DUF3301 domain-containing protein — MGEALFALIAFMLLFFWWDSTRKAADRARELGRNACKAAGVQWLDESVQQIKSRWTRSDSGWLTLERTYRFDYSHDGAERHEGRLVLREGRLVGFVGPTREVVAFQ, encoded by the coding sequence ATGGGAGAAGCACTCTTTGCGCTCATCGCGTTCATGCTGTTGTTTTTTTGGTGGGACAGCACGCGCAAAGCGGCTGACCGCGCACGTGAACTCGGCAGGAATGCCTGTAAAGCAGCCGGGGTGCAGTGGCTGGATGAAAGCGTGCAGCAAATCAAATCGCGCTGGACGCGCAGTGATAGTGGTTGGCTGACGTTGGAACGCACTTATCGTTTCGATTATTCGCACGATGGCGCGGAGCGGCACGAAGGACGCTTGGTGTTGCGCGAGGGGCGGCTGGTGGGGTTTGTGGGGCCTACGAGAGAGGTGGTGGCTTTTCAGTAA
- a CDS encoding ClpXP protease specificity-enhancing factor, whose amino-acid sequence MTPQRPYLVRAMVAWIVDNGMTPHLLVDATQPNVHIPPGTAQDGKVVLNIAARATQGLDLGDDAITFSARFNGVSQSLYLPMAAVLAVYARETGAGMGMPPEPAYSNEPPAITAADIARSESIDESSVTASETDTPPDDTPPAPKRGAHLRIVK is encoded by the coding sequence ATGACACCGCAACGCCCGTACCTCGTGCGGGCAATGGTTGCATGGATCGTCGATAACGGCATGACACCGCACCTGTTGGTGGATGCCACGCAACCGAATGTGCATATTCCGCCGGGTACCGCCCAAGACGGTAAGGTCGTTTTGAATATCGCCGCACGGGCGACCCAAGGCTTGGACTTGGGCGATGACGCCATCACTTTCTCCGCGCGCTTCAACGGCGTGAGTCAATCGCTTTACCTGCCGATGGCGGCAGTTTTGGCCGTGTATGCGCGTGAGACCGGTGCGGGGATGGGGATGCCACCCGAGCCCGCTTATTCGAATGAACCGCCCGCGATCACAGCCGCGGATATTGCGCGTTCGGAGTCGATAGACGAATCGTCGGTGACTGCGTCCGAAACGGATACGCCGCCGGACGACACACCGCCTGCGCCGAAGCGTGGGGCGCATTTGCGCATCGTCAAGTAA
- a CDS encoding glutathione S-transferase N-terminal domain-containing protein, producing MIDKGLLASSPVRARNGLTLYSALDDVVCHRVRLVLAAKGVPYDLVPVDPQAPPEDLIDLNPYQSVPTLVERDLVLYAALVVTEFLDERYPHPALMPMDPISRARVRLATLRIEHEWVPQVQAIQMGNKSQADAGRKRLSELLTASVPLFKASKFFLNSEMSLADCAIAPIIWRLEALNIPLPKDGKAIEDYGNRIFRNPGFARSLTEAERKLRVLPE from the coding sequence ATGATCGACAAGGGATTGTTGGCGAGCTCGCCGGTCCGCGCCCGTAATGGACTGACGCTTTATTCTGCTTTGGATGATGTGGTCTGCCATCGCGTGCGCTTGGTCTTGGCTGCGAAGGGCGTGCCTTACGATCTCGTTCCTGTCGATCCGCAAGCACCCCCGGAAGATCTCATCGATCTGAACCCGTACCAGTCGGTGCCGACCTTGGTCGAGCGCGACTTGGTCTTGTATGCGGCCTTGGTGGTCACTGAATTCCTTGACGAGCGCTATCCGCATCCGGCATTGATGCCGATGGATCCGATTTCCCGCGCACGCGTGCGCCTGGCCACCTTGCGCATCGAGCACGAATGGGTGCCGCAGGTGCAGGCCATCCAGATGGGTAACAAATCGCAAGCCGATGCAGGTCGTAAGCGTCTGTCGGAGCTTCTGACGGCTTCCGTACCGTTGTTCAAGGCCAGCAAGTTCTTCTTGAACAGCGAAATGTCCTTGGCCGACTGCGCCATCGCGCCGATCATCTGGCGTTTGGAAGCACTCAACATTCCGCTGCCCAAAGACGGCAAAGCGATCGAAGATTACGGCAACCGCATCTTCCGCAATCCGGGCTTTGCACGCAGTCTGACCGAAGCCGAGCGCAAGCTGCGCGTCTTGCCCGAGTAA
- a CDS encoding cytochrome c1, protein MTKFSALKVFALVAGLFLGGAQVASASEGGDTQQAGVDLTDRGSLQRGAKYYMNYCAGCHSLKHLRYNRLAEDLGLSEKDVQEQLNLTGGQFGDHILSSMTPEMAQAAFNKMPPDLSLIARVRGEDWIYTYLKSFYLDETRPVGWNNTLFPGASMPNPLWSLQGVQQPVYGKADSNGERPVERLELAQEGTLKPREFDQVARDVTAFLVYAGEPAVLKRPALGVWVLLFLAIFTLLAWLLKNEYWKDVH, encoded by the coding sequence ATGACTAAGTTCTCCGCTCTCAAAGTATTTGCCTTGGTGGCGGGCCTGTTCTTGGGCGGCGCGCAAGTGGCGTCGGCGAGCGAAGGCGGCGATACCCAGCAAGCGGGCGTCGATCTGACCGATCGCGGCTCCTTGCAGCGCGGTGCCAAGTACTACATGAACTATTGCGCCGGCTGCCACTCGTTGAAGCACTTGCGCTACAACCGCTTGGCAGAAGACCTGGGCCTCAGCGAAAAAGACGTGCAGGAACAATTGAACCTGACCGGCGGCCAATTCGGTGACCACATCCTGTCGTCGATGACGCCGGAAATGGCCCAAGCGGCATTCAACAAAATGCCGCCGGATTTGAGCTTGATCGCGCGCGTTCGCGGTGAAGATTGGATCTACACTTATCTGAAGTCGTTCTACCTCGATGAAACCCGCCCGGTGGGTTGGAACAATACCTTGTTCCCCGGTGCCTCCATGCCGAACCCGCTGTGGTCGCTGCAAGGCGTGCAGCAACCGGTCTACGGCAAAGCCGATTCAAACGGCGAGCGTCCGGTCGAGCGTCTGGAATTGGCCCAAGAAGGCACGCTGAAACCGCGTGAATTCGATCAGGTCGCCCGCGACGTCACCGCTTTCCTCGTTTACGCGGGTGAGCCGGCAGTGTTGAAGCGTCCGGCCTTGGGTGTGTGGGTGTTGCTCTTCCTCGCCATCTTCACGTTGTTGGCGTGGCTCCTCAAGAACGAGTACTGGAAGGACGTGCATTGA
- a CDS encoding cytochrome b, which produces MSNIAIRTANTVMDWVNERAPALMPMYRKHMTEYYAPKNFNIWYIFGILSTVVLVNQILTGIFLTMHFKPSAAEAFDSVEYIMRDVEWGWLIRYMHSTGASLFFICIYLHMFRGLMYGSYKKPRELVWLLGMVIYLVLMAEAFMGYVLPWGQMSFWGAKVIISLFGAIPVIGGDLTQWIMGDFNPGDATLNRFFALHVIALPLVLLLLVVLHLGALHEVGSNNPDGVEIKKGPKGNRWSPTAPADGVPFHPYYTVKDTFFVGCFLMVAAFIIFFIPNFGGLFLEHDNFTAANALVTPAHIKPVWYFTPYYAMLRVVPSFFGIKLWGVLVMGGAIVVLFLLPWLDRSKVKSYRYRGWLSWLMLGLFVLSFVWLGIIGGGPGTDPKEAVIGRILTVYYFLFFLTMPIWTSIDKTKPVPQRVTMHD; this is translated from the coding sequence ATGTCGAATATCGCGATTCGTACGGCGAACACCGTCATGGATTGGGTGAATGAGCGCGCACCCGCGCTGATGCCCATGTACCGCAAGCACATGACGGAGTACTACGCTCCGAAGAACTTCAACATTTGGTACATCTTCGGCATCTTGTCGACGGTGGTGCTGGTCAACCAAATCCTCACCGGGATTTTCCTGACCATGCATTTCAAGCCGAGCGCGGCAGAAGCCTTCGACTCGGTCGAATACATCATGCGCGACGTCGAGTGGGGCTGGCTGATCCGCTACATGCACAGCACCGGCGCCTCGTTGTTCTTCATCTGCATTTACCTGCACATGTTCCGCGGGCTGATGTACGGCAGTTACAAGAAGCCGCGCGAGCTGGTTTGGCTGCTCGGGATGGTGATTTATCTGGTGCTGATGGCCGAAGCCTTCATGGGCTATGTGTTGCCTTGGGGTCAGATGTCGTTCTGGGGCGCCAAGGTGATCATTTCCTTGTTCGGCGCGATTCCGGTCATCGGTGGCGACCTCACGCAGTGGATCATGGGTGACTTCAACCCGGGCGACGCTACCTTGAACCGCTTCTTCGCGCTGCACGTCATTGCGTTGCCGCTGGTTCTGTTGTTGCTGGTCGTGCTGCACTTGGGTGCGCTGCACGAAGTCGGCTCGAACAACCCCGATGGCGTTGAAATCAAGAAGGGTCCGAAGGGAAACCGTTGGTCGCCGACCGCGCCCGCAGACGGCGTGCCGTTCCATCCGTATTACACGGTGAAGGACACCTTCTTTGTCGGCTGCTTCCTGATGGTTGCTGCCTTCATCATTTTCTTCATTCCGAACTTCGGCGGTCTGTTCCTCGAACACGACAACTTCACCGCGGCGAACGCGTTGGTCACGCCGGCACACATCAAGCCGGTGTGGTACTTCACGCCGTACTACGCGATGTTGCGCGTGGTGCCCTCGTTCTTCGGCATCAAGTTGTGGGGTGTCTTGGTGATGGGTGGTGCGATTGTCGTGCTGTTCCTGTTGCCTTGGCTCGACCGCTCCAAGGTCAAGAGCTACCGCTATCGCGGTTGGCTGTCGTGGTTGATGCTCGGCTTGTTCGTGCTCAGCTTCGTTTGGCTCGGCATCATCGGCGGTGGCCCGGGTACCGATCCGAAGGAAGCCGTCATCGGCCGCATCCTGACCGTCTATTACTTCCTCTTCTTCTTGACGATGCCGATCTGGACTTCGATTGACAAGACCAAGCCGGTTCCGCAACGGGTGACCATGCATGACTAA